From one Trifolium pratense cultivar HEN17-A07 linkage group LG1, ARS_RC_1.1, whole genome shotgun sequence genomic stretch:
- the LOC123902358 gene encoding glutathione S-transferase DHAR1, mitochondrial-like encodes MSLEIAVKAAAGAPNVLGDCPFSQRALLTLEEKKIPHKIHLIDISNKPQWFLEVNPEGKVPVIKSDDKWVPDSDVIVGILEEKHPEPPLATPTEFASVGSNIFGTFVSFLKSKDSNDGTEQALVAELSALDEHLKAHGPFVAGEKISAVDLSLAPKLYHLVVALDHFKNWTIPESLTNVHNYIKLLFARDSFEKTKAAKEYVIAGWAPKVNA; translated from the exons ATGTCTCTCGAGATTGCTGTCAAGGCTGCCGCTGGCGCTCCCAATGTTCTCGGAGACT GTCCATTTTCCCAAAGGGCACTCTTAACTTTGGAAGAGAAGAAGATCCCACATAAAATCCACTTAATTGATATCAGTAACAAACCCCAATG GTTTTTGGAAGTGAATCCAGAAGGAAAGGTTCCAGTGATTAAGTCTGATGATAAATGGGTTCCTGATTCTGATGTTATTGTTGGGATACTTGAAGAGAAACACCCTGAACCTCCTCTCGCTACTCCTACTGAATTTGCCTCAGT GGGGTCAAATATCTTTGGGACTTTCGTGAGCTTTCTGAAGAGCAAGGATTCAAATGATGGAACAGAACAAGCGTTGGTTGCTGAACTGAGTGCTTTGGATGAACATCTTAAGGCTCAT GGTCCATTTGTTGCTGGCGAGAAGATTTCTGCTGTTGATTTGAGTTTGGCACCAAAACTGTACCATCTAGTGGTAGCACTTGACCACTTCAAGAACTGGACTATTCCTGAGAGTTTGACAAATGTCCACAACTACATCAAG TTGCTCTTCGCCCGTGATTCATTTGAGAAAACCAAGGCAGCAAAGGAATATGTCATTGCTGGATGGGCACCAAAGGTCAATGCATGA